A genomic region of Methanothermobacter thermautotrophicus str. Delta H contains the following coding sequences:
- a CDS encoding MJ0307 family thioredoxin has protein sequence MVVNIEVFTSPTCPYCPMAIEVVDEAKKEFGDKIDVEKIDIMVDREKAIEYGLMAVPAIAINGVVRFVGAPSREELFEAINDEME, from the coding sequence ATGGTTGTTAATATAGAGGTTTTCACATCCCCAACCTGCCCTTACTGTCCAATGGCAATCGAGGTCGTTGATGAGGCCAAAAAGGAATTCGGAGACAAAATTGATGTCGAAAAGATCGACATAATGGTTGACCGGGAAAAGGCCATAGAGTATGGGCTGATGGCTGTCCCTGCCATAGCAATCAACGGTGTTGTCAGGTTCGTTGGGGCCCCAAGCAGGGAAGAACTCTTTGAAGCCATAAATGATGAGATGGAATAA
- the moaC gene encoding cyclic pyranopterin monophosphate synthase MoaC, with protein sequence MMKEFTHTDEKGVRMVDVGSKPVVRRTATAEGHILLREDTINLIREKKIEKGNVLATAQIAAIVAVKRTWEIIPLCHPLPLTGVDVEFDLDDDRITARVTVRCDGKTGVEMEAVTGVSVALLTIWDMVKSVEKDDDGQYPETAISNIRVIKKEKLEL encoded by the coding sequence ATAATGAAAGAATTCACCCATACAGATGAAAAGGGGGTCCGCATGGTTGATGTGGGCTCAAAGCCAGTTGTTAGGAGAACCGCGACAGCCGAGGGCCATATACTCCTGCGTGAAGACACCATAAACTTAATCCGTGAAAAGAAGATTGAAAAGGGGAACGTGCTTGCAACGGCCCAGATAGCAGCCATAGTGGCCGTTAAGAGGACCTGGGAGATAATACCCCTCTGCCATCCCCTCCCCCTCACAGGTGTTGATGTTGAATTTGACCTGGATGATGACCGGATCACCGCCAGGGTTACTGTGAGATGCGATGGGAAGACTGGTGTTGAGATGGAGGCCGTAACCGGTGTATCCGTTGCCCTGCTCACAATATGGGACATGGTTAAAAGTGTTGAGAAGGACGATGATGGCCAGTACCCTGAAACGGCCATCAGCAACATAAGAGTCATTAAAAAGGAAAAGCTGGAACTCTGA
- the hel308 gene encoding ATP-dependent DNA helicase Hel308: MKSLPPEMRQILGDCYPHIRELNPAQRSAIEAGYLESEDNYIIAIPTASGKTLLGIIAALKTVMEGGRVIYTVPLLSIQNEKIKEFRKLEEHGIRVGKDPRTSDIAVMVFESFDSLTRFSWNILREVDLLIVDEFHMIGEYTRGPVIESAITRARTLNPSVRIVALSATLSNMDEIAGWLDARVVEHDYRPVPLHREVLDTEMFGVREKNDVVLKVLERSLEDGSQTLAFVSTRRFTESLASHLADKISGKIPDDMVESFREVAGKVLEVPKSRGSPPTSTCLKLAECLEAGIAFHHAGLFNRQREIIEDEFRDGNILMITATPSLMYGVNLPSRTVVIRDYTRWTSQGPRRIPVFDYEQMSGRAGRPQYDDAGYSYLIARSHDEAMDLEEYYIRGEVERTTSRIIENRDALYRQIIAQVASGLSGTTEELADFFRNTFYGYQMVEGPFSDSFGMDSIQYEVENATEYLMRNRILYPGPEGFSATEFGLLIAKSNYSVETAIKLHQFASEMDEMDIYRLIYEITRTPDMPLISFKGRKSRDPVRDKLMEHGLFLMDVGNEEATAAALIEWINERTEYEIENAFHVYAASTRRSAYEASKIVKFFGKICEIMGVYRHSSQLEILSARLYYGVKEDAIPLVVGVRGLGRVRARKIIKTFGEDLRHVREDELKRIDGIGPKMAGAIRRYCERF, encoded by the coding sequence ATGAAGTCCCTCCCACCTGAAATGAGACAGATCCTCGGGGACTGCTACCCCCATATAAGGGAGCTGAACCCTGCCCAGAGGAGTGCCATTGAAGCGGGTTACCTTGAATCAGAGGACAACTACATAATAGCCATACCCACAGCCAGCGGAAAGACCCTCCTTGGTATCATTGCAGCCCTGAAAACGGTCATGGAAGGTGGGCGCGTGATCTACACAGTGCCCCTTCTATCAATCCAGAACGAAAAGATAAAGGAATTCCGCAAACTTGAAGAACACGGTATAAGGGTCGGTAAGGACCCGCGGACCTCTGACATCGCGGTCATGGTCTTTGAATCCTTCGACAGCCTCACCAGGTTCTCATGGAATATCCTCCGGGAGGTTGACCTCCTCATCGTTGATGAATTCCACATGATAGGGGAGTACACGAGGGGCCCGGTAATCGAGTCTGCAATTACAAGGGCAAGGACCCTGAATCCATCAGTACGTATAGTTGCACTCTCTGCAACCCTCTCAAATATGGATGAAATAGCCGGATGGCTCGACGCAAGGGTTGTGGAGCACGACTACCGGCCTGTTCCCCTTCATCGGGAGGTCCTTGACACTGAGATGTTCGGGGTCAGGGAAAAGAACGATGTTGTCCTCAAGGTTCTTGAGAGGTCCCTTGAGGATGGGAGCCAGACCCTCGCCTTCGTATCCACCAGGAGGTTCACAGAGTCCCTCGCATCCCACCTTGCAGATAAGATATCAGGGAAGATACCTGATGACATGGTGGAGAGCTTCAGGGAGGTGGCCGGGAAGGTTCTTGAGGTTCCAAAGTCCAGGGGATCCCCTCCAACCTCCACCTGCCTGAAACTTGCAGAATGCCTGGAGGCAGGGATCGCATTCCACCATGCAGGACTCTTCAACAGGCAGCGGGAGATAATAGAGGACGAGTTCAGGGACGGGAATATACTGATGATAACCGCCACTCCCAGTCTCATGTACGGAGTCAACCTCCCATCAAGGACAGTTGTGATAAGGGACTACACCAGGTGGACGAGTCAGGGCCCCAGGAGGATCCCTGTATTTGATTATGAGCAGATGTCTGGTAGGGCCGGGCGGCCCCAGTATGATGATGCCGGCTACTCCTACCTCATAGCCAGGAGCCATGATGAGGCCATGGATCTGGAGGAGTACTACATCAGGGGTGAAGTCGAGAGGACGACCTCACGTATCATAGAGAACAGGGACGCCCTGTACAGACAGATAATTGCACAGGTCGCCTCCGGTCTCTCAGGAACCACGGAGGAGCTGGCAGATTTCTTCAGAAACACATTCTATGGGTACCAGATGGTTGAGGGTCCCTTCAGTGATTCATTCGGGATGGACAGTATTCAGTATGAGGTCGAGAACGCCACAGAGTACCTTATGAGGAACAGGATCCTCTATCCTGGCCCTGAAGGATTCTCCGCAACAGAGTTCGGTCTCCTCATAGCAAAATCCAATTACAGTGTGGAGACGGCCATCAAGCTCCACCAGTTTGCATCAGAGATGGATGAGATGGACATATACCGCCTCATCTATGAGATAACAAGGACACCTGATATGCCCCTGATATCATTCAAGGGGAGGAAGAGCCGGGACCCTGTCCGTGATAAGCTGATGGAACATGGGCTCTTCCTAATGGACGTCGGGAACGAAGAGGCGACGGCAGCTGCTCTGATTGAGTGGATCAATGAGAGAACAGAATATGAAATAGAGAATGCGTTTCATGTTTACGCTGCTTCAACGAGGCGCTCGGCCTACGAAGCCTCAAAAATCGTTAAATTTTTTGGTAAGATCTGCGAGATAATGGGAGTATACAGGCACTCCAGTCAACTCGAAATCCTTTCTGCAAGGCTCTATTATGGTGTGAAAGAGGATGCCATACCCCTTGTGGTTGGTGTGAGAGGGCTTGGAAGAGTCCGGGCCCGTAAGATCATCAAAACCTTTGGTGAGGATCTGCGACATGTGCGGGAAGATGAACTTAAACGTATTGATGGAATCGGACCAAAAATGGCAGGGGCTATTAGAAGGTACTGTGAAAGGTTCTGA
- a CDS encoding DUF308 domain-containing protein codes for MSDTKIPGLISLILGILVILFPVFSVFTLSVLTGVAVLFVAIWLFLLGSGTWKVNRGAGVLYILLGVLGVIVAATIAGNVALFSFLAAFWIYITGIILIIAGITALFSREHRAGRAAAISVVVLGFIYIILGIFVSNPVFLAFLIGLSLVIDGIGLLMY; via the coding sequence GTGTCTGATACAAAGATTCCAGGCCTCATATCTCTGATCCTGGGGATCCTTGTGATTCTTTTTCCTGTGTTCTCAGTATTTACCCTGAGTGTCCTCACTGGTGTGGCAGTGCTCTTTGTTGCTATCTGGCTCTTCCTGCTTGGTTCTGGAACATGGAAGGTTAACAGGGGAGCAGGGGTGCTCTACATTCTGCTGGGGGTGCTTGGTGTAATCGTTGCAGCGACCATTGCAGGTAATGTGGCTCTCTTCAGTTTCCTAGCGGCGTTCTGGATATACATAACGGGTATAATCCTTATAATTGCAGGTATAACAGCTCTTTTCTCAAGGGAACACAGGGCTGGAAGGGCTGCAGCCATATCTGTTGTGGTTCTGGGATTCATCTATATAATCCTGGGGATATTCGTAAGCAACCCGGTATTCCTGGCCTTCCTGATAGGCCTATCACTGGTAATTGATGGAATCGGTCTCCTGATGTATTAG
- the cbiD gene encoding cobalt-precorrin-5B (C(1))-methyltransferase CbiD: protein MNDERVFGITTGTAATAAALASLLCLKGCEASKVRVRTPSGILEVDVEYVERISGDTARACVIKRPYPDPDVTVNLEIISTVQITGTPEIMIRGGEGVGIVTKPGLQVPPGEAAINPVPRRMIEENLREHLRDDEGAVVTVSVPGGERIASRTMNPRLGIIGGISILGTTGIARPMSTEAYRESLACQIDIATARGFRELVFVPGNIGERFAREYFESIEDERIIQMANFPGYMLEEADGRGVERIILMGHAGKLIKLSAGIFQTRSSDADARREIMAAHAALMGASRDTVTRIFNDGTVEEMISELEGEGLTGRVFNSIADAIRERFNERFSFDTDVLIFSLDGRILNSNFKTKRNHRFTEVF, encoded by the coding sequence ATGAATGATGAGAGGGTATTCGGGATTACAACTGGAACAGCTGCCACCGCAGCAGCCCTCGCCTCACTCCTGTGTCTGAAGGGCTGTGAAGCCAGTAAGGTCAGGGTCAGGACCCCATCCGGGATCCTGGAGGTTGACGTTGAATATGTTGAGCGCATCTCAGGTGACACCGCCAGGGCCTGTGTCATCAAGAGACCCTACCCTGACCCTGATGTCACCGTGAATCTTGAGATCATTTCCACTGTTCAGATCACAGGGACACCTGAAATCATGATAAGGGGTGGTGAGGGTGTTGGAATCGTCACAAAGCCCGGTCTCCAGGTCCCCCCCGGAGAAGCAGCCATAAACCCTGTCCCCAGGAGGATGATAGAGGAGAACCTCAGGGAACACCTCAGGGATGATGAGGGCGCTGTGGTCACAGTGTCTGTGCCCGGGGGGGAGAGGATAGCCTCCAGGACCATGAACCCCCGTCTCGGGATCATCGGAGGTATCTCCATCCTTGGGACAACAGGCATAGCCAGGCCCATGTCCACCGAGGCATACCGGGAATCCCTTGCCTGTCAGATCGATATCGCCACTGCCAGGGGTTTCAGGGAACTCGTATTTGTACCGGGTAACATAGGGGAGAGATTCGCCCGGGAGTACTTTGAATCCATCGAGGATGAGAGGATAATCCAGATGGCCAACTTCCCAGGCTACATGCTGGAGGAGGCCGATGGCAGGGGGGTTGAGCGGATAATACTCATGGGCCATGCAGGTAAACTGATCAAGCTGTCTGCCGGGATATTCCAGACCCGGAGTTCAGATGCAGATGCCCGCCGCGAGATAATGGCTGCCCATGCAGCCCTCATGGGTGCCTCCAGAGATACGGTGACCAGAATATTCAACGATGGGACCGTGGAGGAGATGATATCTGAACTCGAGGGTGAAGGGTTGACAGGTAGGGTCTTCAACAGCATAGCAGATGCCATAAGGGAGAGGTTCAATGAGAGGTTCTCCTTTGATACCGATGTCCTGATTTTCAGCCTGGATGGCCGGATCCTCAACTCAAACTTCAAGACTAAAAGGAACCACAGATTTACTGAAGTATTTTAG
- a CDS encoding chorismate mutase → MDEYRAREVLRRSRQKIDGIDRDILDLITSRIALAREIAEAKEVLGMEILDPERELQIIERTRKIARENGIDENKLTELMKILMDLSKTEQKEMLRRQ, encoded by the coding sequence ATGGATGAGTACAGAGCACGGGAGGTCCTCAGAAGATCCAGGCAGAAGATAGATGGAATAGACAGGGACATACTTGACCTCATAACCTCAAGGATAGCCCTTGCACGGGAGATAGCAGAGGCCAAGGAGGTCCTTGGAATGGAGATCCTGGATCCTGAAAGGGAACTCCAGATTATAGAGAGGACCCGGAAAATCGCCAGGGAAAATGGTATCGATGAGAATAAACTTACAGAACTGATGAAGATTCTGATGGATCTCAGTAAAACTGAACAGAAAGAAATGTTAAGGAGGCAATGA
- a CDS encoding PRC-barrel domain-containing protein, which yields MKVTEFLGLKVLDKNAMEIGKVSDLEVDPEEGLIKSLIISKGELSLKQRTFIVDMESVSRVGDYVVLAIAADEAEEAPEEEESMEISPE from the coding sequence ATGAAGGTGACGGAGTTCCTCGGTCTTAAGGTGCTGGATAAAAATGCAATGGAGATAGGTAAGGTCTCTGACCTGGAGGTGGATCCTGAGGAGGGCCTCATAAAGTCCCTCATAATATCCAAGGGTGAACTGTCCCTCAAGCAGAGGACCTTCATCGTTGATATGGAGAGTGTCAGCCGGGTCGGCGATTACGTCGTCCTTGCAATAGCTGCAGATGAGGCAGAGGAGGCCCCCGAAGAGGAGGAGTCCATGGAGATATCCCCTGAATGA
- a CDS encoding DUF2098 domain-containing protein, translating to MEVKDINGNVLTVGMAVRYTGTGTTGEISAIKVEDGEGWVRLEDSDLWYNTGYLEVVDKSELRRAVRKGGRGDTIDRIRKMKEDFEDVDMGSEVCDGGG from the coding sequence ATGGAGGTAAAGGACATAAACGGAAATGTTCTGACGGTGGGAATGGCTGTACGTTACACTGGAACAGGGACCACCGGTGAGATCTCAGCCATCAAGGTTGAGGATGGCGAGGGATGGGTCCGCCTTGAGGACTCAGACCTCTGGTACAATACAGGATACCTGGAGGTTGTGGATAAATCCGAACTCCGGAGGGCGGTCAGGAAGGGGGGTCGCGGTGACACCATTGACCGCATCAGGAAGATGAAGGAAGACTTTGAGGATGTGGATATGGGTTCAGAGGTATGTGATGGTGGTGGTTGA
- the sppA gene encoding signal peptide peptidase SppA: MDRNSKIVVGLVAVLSIAGLVLSLAGLLEGGEGTIAIIPVHGAIAYDTAGFSDGVDPDDIKELIAEANSDPSVKAIVLDINSPGGTPVASEELMDAINKSEKPVVSWISDSGTSGAYLAASASDRIVASPSAWVGSIGVILDLTDLSQMYRQMGINKYAIKAGEYKDMGADYRMITDEERQMLQSMVNEEYDYFIKTVAANRNLSVSYVKSLAEGRIFTGRQAVRNRLVDFTGGKDYAVEVAAKLAGVKNYNTITLEPPSGFLRVLSSMFSRLGFASGNTTEELQLH, translated from the coding sequence ATGGATAGAAACAGCAAGATAGTAGTCGGTCTCGTCGCGGTCCTCTCAATCGCAGGTTTGGTGCTTTCATTAGCCGGTCTGCTGGAGGGCGGCGAGGGTACGATAGCAATAATACCTGTCCACGGAGCCATAGCCTATGACACGGCAGGGTTCTCTGATGGAGTGGACCCTGATGACATAAAGGAGCTCATCGCTGAAGCCAACAGCGATCCCTCAGTTAAGGCCATTGTCCTCGACATAAACAGCCCGGGAGGGACACCTGTTGCAAGTGAGGAACTCATGGATGCCATAAATAAATCAGAAAAACCAGTGGTGAGCTGGATAAGTGATTCAGGGACCTCGGGGGCATACCTTGCAGCATCAGCCTCTGACAGGATAGTTGCGAGTCCCTCAGCATGGGTTGGAAGCATAGGTGTCATACTCGACCTTACGGATCTCTCCCAGATGTACAGGCAGATGGGGATAAACAAGTACGCCATAAAGGCCGGTGAGTACAAGGACATGGGTGCCGATTACCGCATGATAACCGATGAGGAGAGACAGATGCTGCAGTCAATGGTCAATGAGGAGTACGACTACTTCATAAAGACCGTGGCTGCCAACAGAAACCTTAGCGTCTCCTACGTGAAGAGCCTGGCAGAGGGCCGGATATTCACAGGCAGACAGGCTGTACGCAACCGGCTGGTGGATTTCACTGGAGGGAAGGACTATGCAGTTGAGGTGGCTGCGAAGCTCGCAGGTGTGAAGAACTATAACACGATAACCCTCGAGCCTCCTTCTGGCTTCCTAAGGGTCCTCTCCAGCATGTTCTCAAGGCTGGGATTTGCCTCAGGGAACACAACGGAAGAGCTGCAGCTCCATTGA
- a CDS encoding 30S ribosomal protein S17e — MGNIRTSFVKRIAKEMIETHPGKFTDDFDTNKKLVEEFSTVSTKHLRNKIAGYITRIISQQK, encoded by the coding sequence ATGGGAAACATAAGGACATCCTTTGTAAAAAGAATAGCTAAAGAGATGATAGAAACTCATCCAGGGAAATTTACAGACGACTTTGACACTAACAAGAAACTTGTGGAGGAGTTCTCAACAGTAAGCACCAAACACCTAAGAAACAAGATAGCAGGTTACATTACAAGGATCATCAGCCAGCAGAAATAA
- a CDS encoding DUF2115 domain-containing protein: MKGSDALIMALRNMAATLGVYDLMEVRVFLERSCRFVQERYRAIYVDAYMSMVVDSVLDLKAGFSGTPEMDDARYSLRDALKRLDEINAPTIVGLTVLYRTYVKGEPLHPPGTPFPGGFEVEKKDGVHYCPVKDKQSDNPEALCDICIARQSPLP; the protein is encoded by the coding sequence GTGAAAGGTTCTGATGCCCTCATAATGGCTCTGAGGAACATGGCAGCCACTCTAGGTGTGTATGATCTGATGGAGGTGCGTGTCTTCCTAGAAAGGAGTTGCAGATTTGTTCAGGAGAGATACAGGGCAATATATGTGGATGCATATATGTCCATGGTCGTCGACTCCGTGCTTGACCTTAAGGCAGGGTTCTCAGGGACGCCTGAAATGGATGATGCACGTTACAGCCTCAGGGATGCCCTTAAAAGGCTGGATGAAATCAACGCTCCCACCATTGTTGGTTTAACTGTTTTATACAGAACCTATGTTAAGGGGGAACCGCTGCACCCTCCCGGAACACCATTTCCCGGAGGTTTTGAGGTTGAAAAAAAGGATGGTGTCCACTACTGTCCAGTTAAGGATAAACAGAGTGATAACCCGGAAGCCCTATGTGATATCTGTATCGCCAGACAGAGCCCCCTTCCCTGA
- a CDS encoding DUF2115 domain-containing protein, protein MIRSSDIPEKMTEMQLLEMLKKEASSVHIKDIMSASVYLREDARYLPPREQKEFIERFTRAFFNRIRDIKNDKNIYQGHVDTAGLKEFIDFLDQQLSQAKTENERCFQKIARIITIYVTFVRKEPVHPVGTRFPGGFTVRREGNVFYCPVKDRQINTPGALCRFCVSIQDHDIS, encoded by the coding sequence ATGATAAGAAGCAGTGATATTCCAGAAAAGATGACAGAGATGCAGCTCCTTGAAATGCTTAAAAAGGAGGCCTCCTCTGTCCATATAAAGGATATAATGAGTGCATCGGTCTACCTGAGGGAGGACGCCAGGTACCTGCCGCCCAGGGAGCAGAAGGAGTTCATCGAAAGGTTCACCAGGGCCTTCTTTAACAGGATACGGGATATAAAGAATGATAAAAACATCTACCAGGGTCATGTTGACACCGCAGGGTTAAAGGAATTCATAGACTTCCTTGACCAGCAGTTAAGCCAGGCAAAAACAGAAAATGAAAGGTGCTTTCAGAAGATCGCCCGTATAATAACAATCTACGTCACATTCGTAAGGAAGGAACCCGTTCATCCAGTGGGGACCCGCTTTCCCGGTGGTTTCACGGTTAGAAGGGAGGGAAATGTCTTCTACTGTCCTGTCAAGGACAGACAGATAAACACTCCCGGTGCCCTCTGCCGTTTCTGTGTCAGCATCCAGGACCATGATATCTCCTGA
- a CDS encoding shikimate kinase, which translates to MKKTVRSPGSATVINAIATGRGSAFGIGLRVEAEAELIDSGVECISREGADTSLMELCTRMVIEHYGVDAGVRVVTSSDLPVASGLSSSSAASNATVMAVSSLLSDEFGLQPMEDFEMLNMAVDASLQAGVSVTGAYDDASASFYGGLTVTDNMERRIILREPMENQKVLIYMPDRKSLTAQSDVPRMKLLAPWVDMAFREVLDGRVHSALTLNGILYCASLGFDPGIALDALEAGALAAGLSGTGPSFVALTHEDSEADIIDAWENLEGDVLVTSVDNEGTRVLE; encoded by the coding sequence GTGAAGAAAACTGTAAGGTCCCCTGGATCCGCAACCGTGATTAATGCGATTGCGACTGGCAGGGGCTCAGCATTCGGCATAGGACTGAGGGTGGAGGCAGAGGCAGAGCTGATTGACTCAGGGGTGGAGTGCATCTCCCGTGAGGGTGCTGACACATCTCTCATGGAGCTCTGCACCCGGATGGTGATTGAGCATTATGGAGTGGATGCCGGTGTGAGGGTGGTAACATCATCGGACCTTCCTGTTGCCAGCGGACTCTCAAGCAGCAGCGCGGCATCCAACGCCACCGTGATGGCAGTTTCATCCCTTTTATCAGACGAATTTGGCCTCCAACCCATGGAGGATTTTGAGATGCTCAACATGGCAGTTGACGCTTCCCTGCAGGCGGGTGTGAGTGTTACCGGGGCCTATGATGATGCAAGTGCATCATTCTATGGCGGCTTAACCGTGACAGATAACATGGAGAGGCGCATAATCCTCAGGGAGCCGATGGAAAATCAAAAGGTATTAATATATATGCCGGACAGAAAATCACTGACTGCACAATCAGATGTCCCGCGGATGAAACTGCTGGCCCCCTGGGTTGATATGGCCTTCAGGGAGGTCCTTGATGGAAGGGTCCACAGTGCCCTGACACTCAACGGGATACTCTATTGTGCATCCCTGGGATTCGATCCGGGAATAGCCCTTGACGCCCTTGAGGCGGGTGCCCTTGCAGCGGGTCTCTCAGGAACCGGGCCATCCTTTGTGGCCCTAACACATGAGGACTCTGAAGCTGATATCATCGATGCCTGGGAGAACCTTGAGGGAGATGTGCTTGTAACATCAGTGGACAACGAGGGTACACGTGTCCTTGAATAA